From a region of the Methanolinea sp. genome:
- a CDS encoding Coenzyme F420 hydrogenase/dehydrogenase, beta subunit C-terminal domain gives MALFGGKPDVKKGDMFYAWTTDADIAKKAECGGAVTTLLKYALENKMVDAVLAVKRGADIYDAIPTIITNPKDLGNTAGSLHCGTLLVSKLVKNYFDGAKKQKLGITVKGCDLMGILELAKRGEIDLDNLLLIGVNCGGTVSPITARKMIAEKFGVDPNKVTKEEIDKGQFIIEYEGGHKGIKIDDLEDEGYGRRSNCRRCLYKIPRQADLACGNWGVIGDKAGKATFVEVCSDKGADLLSKAVKAKALEVSAPEPKGIEIRGKTENAMLKLGQKWRQKDFSAISKNLWEVISEETGRCIKCYTCIEKCPVCFPVADMLKKDSTMIRRGFIPADPMFHLRRFAHISDSCINCGQCEELCPMEIPLALFGNAIREEADRAFAPKLGPSKYSN, from the coding sequence ATGGCTCTCTTTGGCGGAAAACCTGACGTTAAGAAGGGGGACATGTTCTACGCATGGACCACCGATGCTGACATAGCAAAGAAGGCGGAATGCGGCGGTGCTGTCACCACCCTCCTGAAATATGCCCTCGAGAACAAGATGGTTGATGCAGTCCTGGCCGTGAAGCGGGGTGCTGATATTTACGATGCGATCCCGACAATCATCACCAATCCCAAGGATCTGGGAAATACTGCCGGATCCTTGCACTGCGGTACCCTCCTAGTCTCGAAGCTGGTGAAAAATTACTTTGACGGGGCCAAGAAACAGAAACTCGGTATCACCGTAAAAGGGTGCGACCTGATGGGCATCCTCGAGCTTGCAAAGAGGGGTGAAATCGATCTGGACAACCTCCTGTTGATCGGCGTAAACTGTGGGGGCACAGTCAGCCCGATCACTGCACGGAAGATGATTGCCGAGAAGTTCGGTGTCGACCCGAATAAGGTGACCAAGGAAGAGATCGACAAAGGCCAGTTCATCATCGAGTATGAGGGCGGCCACAAAGGTATCAAGATCGACGACCTTGAGGACGAGGGATACGGCCGCAGGAGCAACTGCCGCCGTTGCCTCTACAAGATCCCGCGCCAGGCCGACCTTGCCTGTGGAAACTGGGGTGTGATTGGTGACAAGGCCGGGAAAGCCACCTTCGTCGAGGTCTGCAGCGACAAGGGTGCCGACCTCCTGAGCAAAGCAGTGAAAGCAAAGGCACTTGAGGTGAGCGCTCCGGAACCGAAGGGAATCGAGATCCGGGGCAAGACCGAGAATGCCATGCTCAAACTCGGGCAGAAGTGGCGACAGAAGGATTTCTCGGCTATTTCCAAGAACCTCTGGGAAGTCATCTCCGAAGAAACCGGGCGGTGCATCAAATGCTACACCTGCATCGAGAAATGTCCGGTCTGCTTCCCGGTTGCCGATATGCTCAAGAAGGACTCCACCATGATCCGCAGGGGATTCATTCCTGCCGATCCTATGTTCCACCTGCGCAGGTTCGCCCACATTTCCGACAGCTGCATCAACTGCGGCCAGTGCGAGGAGCTCTGCCCGATGGAGATTCCGCTGGCGCTGTTTGGCAATGCGATCAGGGAAGAGGCCGACCGTGCTTTCGCTCCGAAGCTTGGTCCATCAAAATACTCCAACTAA
- a CDS encoding Coenzyme F420 hydrogenase/dehydrogenase, beta subunit C-terminal domain has protein sequence MVKKGDMFYAWTTDAEMAKRAECGGAVTQLLKFALESKAVDAVLAVKKGADLYDAVPAVITDPKELDQTAGSLHCGTMLLSKYVKKYLDGANNYRIAMTVKGCDMMGLYELAKRQQVNLDNILMIGVNCGGSVSPIVARKMIAEKFGVDPDKVHKEEIDKGQFIIEYEGGHKGISIDELEEQGYGRRTNCRRCKLKVTRQADLACGNWGVIGEKAGKATFIEVCSEKGANLLKAATDAGMIKTEAPIPKGVEIRAKVEGAMYKLADKWRKHDFEELGTGQARLKKIVADTSRCIKCYACIEQCPICYCVECSTKKPYLVEPGTLPVNFMFHLIRFAHIADSCVNCGQCEENCPMEIPNSLFMHAQQVELEKMFGHVPGIDMSLPLLALVEEREERDRLAATGSDQIFDIFR, from the coding sequence ATGGTGAAGAAAGGCGACATGTTCTATGCCTGGACCACCGATGCTGAGATGGCCAAGAGGGCAGAATGCGGTGGTGCCGTCACTCAGCTGCTTAAATTTGCCCTGGAAAGCAAGGCTGTCGATGCGGTCCTTGCGGTGAAGAAAGGAGCCGACCTTTACGATGCGGTCCCTGCCGTCATCACCGATCCCAAGGAGCTTGACCAGACCGCTGGGTCCCTCCACTGTGGAACCATGCTACTCTCGAAATACGTGAAGAAATATCTCGACGGGGCCAATAATTACCGGATCGCCATGACCGTGAAGGGCTGCGATATGATGGGCCTCTATGAGCTGGCGAAACGGCAGCAGGTCAACCTCGATAACATCCTGATGATCGGGGTGAACTGCGGAGGGTCGGTCAGTCCAATCGTTGCCCGCAAGATGATTGCCGAGAAGTTCGGTGTCGACCCCGACAAAGTCCACAAGGAAGAGATCGACAAAGGCCAGTTCATCATCGAGTATGAGGGCGGTCACAAGGGCATCTCCATAGATGAACTCGAAGAACAGGGCTACGGCCGCCGGACGAATTGCCGTCGGTGCAAGCTCAAGGTGACCCGCCAGGCAGACCTCGCCTGCGGGAACTGGGGGGTTATCGGGGAGAAGGCTGGAAAGGCCACTTTCATCGAGGTCTGCAGCGAGAAGGGCGCAAACCTGCTCAAGGCGGCCACCGATGCCGGCATGATTAAGACCGAAGCTCCCATCCCGAAAGGAGTCGAGATCCGCGCAAAGGTAGAGGGAGCCATGTATAAGCTCGCCGACAAGTGGAGGAAACATGATTTCGAGGAACTCGGGACCGGGCAGGCACGGCTGAAAAAGATCGTTGCAGATACCTCCCGCTGTATCAAGTGCTATGCCTGTATCGAGCAGTGTCCCATCTGCTACTGTGTCGAGTGCAGCACCAAGAAACCGTACCTTGTCGAACCTGGTACCCTGCCGGTCAATTTCATGTTCCACCTGATCCGGTTTGCCCATATCGCTGATTCCTGTGTCAACTGTGGTCAATGCGAGGAGAACTGCCCCATGGAGATCCCCAACTCCCTATTCATGCATGCCCAGCAGGTCGAGCTCGAGAAGATGTTCGGCCATGTCCCGGGAATCGACATGTCCTTGCCACTACTTGCCCTTGTCGAGGAGCGGGAAGAGCGGGACCGGCTCGCTGCGACCGGGAGCGACCAGATCTTCGATATATTCAGGTAA
- a CDS encoding ATP-dependent DNA ligase, protein MDFIEFARICEQLEGTSGRLEMIDIISRVLPGLPDDELPIFIRFVMGRIFPDWSPAKLGIGPNLLYEGIAYVAGIQRDDVVRVINRTGDVGRAVEELLAQKEQTSFFPEDLTITDVYRDLTSIAASEGKKSQREKLLLVRRLFTNSRPLEGRYLSRIMLEDLRIGVGEGNVREAIARAFSVDPALVEHAFQAENDLGKVALLARQGSDRLRDVRIEPFRPVRMMLAQQGTVTGAVADNGAMAAEYKYDGSRFQFHKAGNRCRMYSRKLEDVTAALPDVTEVLMAATTHDVILDGEVIATSDGKPMPFQTVLRRFRRKYGIDSIREEIQMVPYVFDILFLDGETLIDLPLFERRRKLVGVLNAHLAPQIVSDDTEEIDRMYRDALAAGHEGLMLKVPGSPYTPGVRGKNWIKIKPDVDTLDLAVIGADWGEGKRAHVFGSFLLACQDQGELVPLSRVATGFSDEQLQEIYVLLKDRVISQQGKEVRFEPGMVVEVGYSEIQKSPNYESGFALRFPRFIRLRDDKSIDEIETVDGIRERYTHQGGVRSQEA, encoded by the coding sequence ATGGATTTCATCGAATTCGCCCGGATCTGCGAGCAGCTGGAAGGAACTTCCGGGAGGTTGGAGATGATCGATATTATCAGCCGGGTCCTCCCCGGTCTTCCCGATGATGAATTACCGATCTTCATCCGGTTCGTGATGGGAAGGATCTTCCCCGACTGGAGCCCGGCAAAGCTCGGAATTGGTCCGAACCTCCTGTATGAAGGCATCGCGTACGTGGCTGGCATTCAACGGGACGATGTGGTCCGGGTCATCAACCGCACCGGGGACGTGGGACGGGCGGTCGAGGAGCTCCTCGCCCAAAAAGAGCAAACCTCATTCTTTCCCGAAGACCTGACCATCACTGACGTGTATCGGGACCTCACATCCATCGCTGCTTCGGAGGGAAAGAAGTCGCAGCGTGAGAAGCTCCTCCTGGTCAGGCGTCTGTTCACAAATTCCAGGCCACTCGAAGGGAGGTATCTCTCCCGGATCATGCTCGAGGATCTCCGGATCGGGGTCGGTGAGGGAAACGTCAGGGAAGCAATCGCCAGGGCCTTCTCAGTTGATCCCGCTCTCGTTGAACACGCCTTCCAGGCGGAAAACGACCTCGGGAAGGTTGCCCTCCTGGCCCGGCAGGGCAGCGATCGCCTTCGTGATGTCAGGATCGAACCGTTCCGCCCGGTACGGATGATGCTTGCCCAGCAGGGTACCGTCACCGGAGCGGTTGCCGATAACGGTGCGATGGCCGCCGAGTACAAGTATGATGGGAGCAGGTTCCAGTTCCACAAAGCAGGGAACCGCTGCAGGATGTACTCGCGGAAGCTGGAAGACGTGACCGCTGCCCTTCCAGACGTCACCGAGGTTCTGATGGCCGCCACCACGCATGACGTCATCCTGGATGGCGAGGTCATCGCCACTTCGGACGGAAAGCCGATGCCGTTCCAGACCGTCCTCCGGAGATTCCGGAGAAAGTATGGGATCGATTCGATCCGGGAGGAGATCCAAATGGTCCCATACGTCTTCGATATCCTCTTCCTGGACGGGGAGACCTTGATCGATCTCCCTCTATTTGAGCGAAGGAGAAAGCTCGTGGGCGTATTAAACGCGCACCTGGCCCCCCAGATCGTGAGCGACGATACGGAGGAGATAGATCGGATGTATCGCGATGCGCTCGCCGCCGGACACGAAGGGTTAATGTTGAAAGTGCCGGGGTCGCCTTACACCCCGGGAGTGCGGGGGAAGAACTGGATCAAGATCAAGCCGGACGTTGATACCCTCGACCTGGCAGTCATTGGTGCCGACTGGGGCGAGGGGAAACGGGCACATGTCTTTGGTTCATTCCTTCTCGCCTGCCAGGATCAGGGCGAGCTTGTCCCACTCTCGAGGGTGGCAACCGGGTTTTCCGATGAGCAGCTCCAGGAGATCTATGTCCTACTGAAAGACAGGGTAATAAGCCAGCAGGGAAAAGAGGTCCGGTTCGAGCCCGGGATGGTGGTCGAAGTTGGTTACTCCGAGATCCAGAAGAGTCCAAACTACGAGAGTGGTTTTGCGCTTCGGTTCCCGCGTTTCATCAGGCTGCGGGACGACAAGTCCATCGATGAGATCGAAACCGTTGACGGCATCAGGGAACGGTACACGCACCAGGGGGGGGTTCGTTCCCAGGAAGCCTGA
- the fdhF gene encoding formate dehydrogenase subunit alpha, producing the protein MTSKPSVPSLKYVQTTCPYCGVGCTLNLVVKDGKLTGVEPYRRSPINEGKLCPKGMTCWEFVHSPDRLTKPLIKKNGTFEEASWDEALDLVAKKLKETCDKHGPKSLGFQVSCRTPNEECYIMQKLARVAFKTNNVDNCARICHGPSVAGLSLSFGSGAATNPFEDVLHSDLILLWGSNAVEAHPLAGRRIAQAKQKGIPIICLDPRYTPTARLADTWIRFNPSTHIALANSIMYWIIKEGKHDKEFIEKRTKGFEDLKKMVEKYAEVENITGVPTEKVKEIASRYAAAKNAVIVYCLGITELTTGTDNVRSLGNLSMLCGNIGRPGVGVNPLRGQNNVQGACDMGAYPNVYSGYQKCELPEMREKMEKAWGMPAGSLPEWYGSTLTEQISQCGDPIKAMYIFALNPVVSYPDSNHVKRSLEKLDFLVVQDIFWTETCEYADVVLPGASFAEKDGTFTSGERRINRVRKAVNPPGDAKEDWEIFVLLAKKLGLKGFDFKSPQEIWDDMRKVTPSMFGATNIRIDRPESVHWPCPTEDHPGTPILHREKFSSADGLGTFFGIEYRPPAEVADAEYPFTLMTGRLIFHYHTRTQTGRAAILNYEVPEAFVQINTDDAGRLKIANGERIKLQSRRGETTPIARVTDEVAPGVLYMAMHFPDGANNLTNTALDPMSKMPELKHCAVKVEKIAGGN; encoded by the coding sequence ATGACGAGCAAGCCATCCGTACCATCATTGAAATATGTGCAGACAACCTGCCCCTACTGCGGGGTGGGCTGCACGTTAAACCTCGTGGTAAAAGACGGGAAATTGACCGGTGTTGAACCTTACCGGAGGAGCCCTATCAACGAGGGGAAACTCTGCCCGAAGGGTATGACCTGCTGGGAATTTGTCCACAGCCCGGACCGGTTGACAAAACCGTTAATCAAGAAGAACGGCACGTTCGAAGAAGCCAGCTGGGATGAAGCCCTTGACCTTGTTGCCAAAAAGCTGAAAGAGACGTGTGACAAGCATGGGCCGAAGTCGCTCGGTTTCCAGGTCTCCTGCAGGACGCCGAACGAAGAGTGCTACATCATGCAGAAGCTCGCTCGTGTGGCATTCAAGACAAATAACGTCGACAACTGCGCCCGCATCTGCCACGGCCCTTCGGTAGCAGGGCTCTCCCTCTCGTTCGGGTCTGGAGCGGCCACGAACCCGTTTGAAGATGTCCTGCACTCGGACCTGATTCTTCTCTGGGGTTCAAACGCGGTAGAAGCACACCCGCTGGCCGGCCGGCGGATTGCCCAGGCAAAACAGAAAGGGATTCCGATCATCTGCCTTGACCCGAGATACACTCCGACCGCAAGGTTGGCAGACACATGGATCCGGTTCAACCCCTCCACTCACATCGCACTTGCCAACTCCATCATGTACTGGATCATCAAAGAAGGCAAGCATGACAAGGAGTTCATCGAAAAGCGGACCAAAGGGTTCGAGGATCTGAAAAAGATGGTGGAGAAGTATGCCGAAGTTGAGAATATCACCGGAGTTCCTACGGAGAAGGTCAAGGAGATCGCCTCCCGCTATGCGGCGGCAAAGAACGCCGTCATTGTCTACTGCCTGGGGATAACCGAGCTCACCACCGGTACCGATAACGTCCGGTCGCTCGGCAACCTCTCCATGCTCTGTGGCAACATCGGGCGCCCAGGCGTGGGTGTAAACCCCCTCCGCGGCCAGAATAACGTCCAGGGTGCCTGTGACATGGGGGCCTATCCAAACGTCTATTCGGGATACCAGAAATGCGAGCTCCCGGAGATGCGCGAAAAGATGGAGAAGGCATGGGGCATGCCGGCAGGATCGCTCCCCGAATGGTACGGATCGACCCTGACCGAGCAGATCAGCCAGTGCGGCGACCCCATCAAGGCTATGTATATCTTCGCCCTGAACCCGGTCGTCTCCTACCCTGATTCGAACCACGTAAAGCGGTCCCTCGAAAAGCTTGACTTCCTGGTAGTCCAGGACATCTTCTGGACCGAGACCTGTGAGTATGCCGATGTGGTACTCCCCGGCGCCTCGTTTGCCGAAAAAGACGGTACATTCACCAGCGGTGAACGCCGTATCAACCGTGTCAGGAAGGCCGTCAACCCACCCGGTGATGCCAAGGAGGACTGGGAGATCTTCGTCCTGCTGGCAAAGAAGCTCGGGCTCAAGGGCTTCGATTTCAAGTCACCCCAGGAGATCTGGGACGACATGCGCAAGGTTACACCGTCTATGTTCGGGGCCACGAACATCAGAATCGACAGACCAGAGTCCGTGCACTGGCCCTGCCCGACCGAAGACCACCCAGGCACTCCCATCCTGCACCGTGAAAAGTTCTCTTCGGCCGACGGCCTTGGCACTTTCTTTGGGATCGAATACCGCCCGCCAGCGGAGGTTGCCGATGCGGAATACCCGTTCACCTTGATGACCGGGCGCCTGATCTTCCACTACCACACCAGGACCCAGACCGGTCGGGCGGCCATATTGAACTACGAAGTGCCAGAAGCATTCGTACAGATCAACACCGATGATGCCGGGAGACTCAAAATCGCCAACGGAGAACGAATCAAGTTGCAGAGTCGCAGGGGAGAGACCACGCCGATCGCCCGGGTGACCGATGAAGTGGCCCCGGGAGTGCTCTATATGGCAATGCACTTTCCCGATGGAGCGAACAACCTCACCAATACTGCCCTTGATCCGATGTCAAAGATGCCGGAGCTCAAGCATTGTGCCGTGAAAGTGGAAAAGATCGCGGGAGGTAATTGA
- a CDS encoding MBL fold metallo-hydrolase: MRCSALASGSSGNCLYVECGDDALLVDAGLSKREILFRLREAGGSEENIRGILVTHEHIDHIRGAYALARYLNVPIYATGGTLREIIRCRGTGAISIDLVRCRWQKRFEIGSFCIEAFPVSHDAREPCGFRISGNGAVLGCCTDTGVITREMEEWLSGCNMLVLESNHCPEMLRTGPYPDMLKRRIRSRRGHLSNPDAAAFIRSCCTSVARIMLAHLSEVNNTPEKALASAREAVGLFAGDLDIAVASNPGTDPGWPQRIRL; the protein is encoded by the coding sequence ATGCGGTGCAGTGCACTGGCGAGCGGGAGCAGTGGCAACTGCCTCTATGTTGAATGCGGTGACGATGCACTCCTCGTAGATGCCGGGCTCTCGAAGCGGGAGATCCTCTTCCGGCTCCGGGAGGCAGGGGGGTCGGAAGAGAATATCAGAGGGATCTTGGTCACCCACGAACATATCGATCATATCCGTGGAGCCTATGCCCTGGCCCGATACCTGAATGTCCCGATCTACGCTACCGGGGGGACCCTCCGCGAGATCATCAGGTGCCGGGGGACAGGGGCCATTTCTATCGACCTGGTCCGGTGCAGGTGGCAGAAACGGTTTGAGATTGGCAGCTTTTGTATCGAAGCCTTCCCGGTTTCCCACGACGCCCGGGAACCCTGCGGTTTCAGGATCTCGGGCAACGGCGCGGTGCTCGGCTGTTGCACTGATACTGGAGTAATCACCAGGGAGATGGAGGAGTGGCTCTCTGGGTGCAACATGCTGGTGCTCGAGAGCAACCATTGTCCCGAGATGCTCCGAACCGGCCCCTACCCTGATATGCTGAAGCGGCGGATCCGGTCCCGACGGGGTCACCTGTCGAATCCGGATGCAGCGGCCTTCATCCGCAGCTGCTGCACCAGTGTCGCCCGCATCATGCTTGCCCACCTGTCGGAAGTGAACAACACACCGGAAAAAGCCCTTGCCAGTGCAAGAGAAGCGGTAGGACTGTTTGCCGGCGACCTCGATATCGCAGTTGCCTCTAACCCAGGCACCGATCCCGGATGGCCACAGCGGATCCGGCTCTAA
- the fdhF gene encoding formate dehydrogenase subunit alpha — translation MSKDDALLKYVTTTCPYCGVGCALNLVVQSGKVVGVEPSQRSPVNEGKLCPKGATCDEFIHSPDRLTKPKIKKNGKFVDASWDEALDLVAKKFKEISDKYGPKSLGFQVSCRTPNEECYIMQKLARVAFKTNNVDNCARICHGPSVAGLSLSFGSGAATNPFEDVLNADLIVLWGSNAVEAHPLAGRRIAQAKKKGIPIIVLDPRYTPTARLGDDWIRFNPSTHIALANSIMYWIIKEDLHDKEFIKTRTKGFEDLKKTVDNYAEVEHITGVPTEKVKEFARTYAKAKNAVIVYCLGITELTTGTDNVRSMGNLSMLCGNIGRPGVGVNPLRGQNNVQGACDMGAYPNVYSGYQKCEVPEVREKMEKAWGMPAGSLPDWYGSTLTEQINQCGDPIKAMYIFALNPVVSYPDSNHVKRSLDKLDFCVVQDIFWTETCEHADVVLPGASFAEKDGTFTSGERRINRVRKAVNPPGDAKEDWEIFVLLAKKLGLKGFDFKSPQEIWDDMRSVTPSMFGATNPRIDIPGSVHWPCPAEDHPGTPILHIGKFAAADGLGNFFGIEYRPPAEVADAEYPFTLMTGRLIFHYHTRTQTDRSQILHYEVPEGFIQINTLDAKKLNIADGEKIRVKSRRGESTPVARVTDEVAPGVLFMAMHFPQGANALTNTALDPLSKMPELKHCAVKVEKIAGAK, via the coding sequence ATGAGTAAAGACGATGCATTACTGAAGTATGTCACTACCACCTGCCCCTATTGCGGGGTGGGGTGCGCTCTCAACCTCGTTGTACAGAGTGGTAAGGTGGTCGGTGTCGAACCTTCGCAAAGGAGCCCGGTAAACGAAGGGAAACTCTGCCCTAAGGGCGCTACTTGCGATGAGTTCATCCACAGCCCTGACCGGCTGACGAAACCGAAGATCAAGAAAAACGGGAAGTTCGTAGATGCCAGCTGGGACGAGGCCCTAGACCTTGTGGCAAAGAAGTTCAAGGAGATATCCGATAAATACGGGCCGAAGTCGCTCGGCTTCCAAGTCTCTTGCCGGACTCCGAACGAGGAATGCTACATCATGCAGAAGCTCGCCAGGGTAGCCTTCAAGACCAACAACGTCGATAACTGCGCCCGCATCTGCCACGGACCCTCGGTTGCGGGGCTCTCACTCTCGTTTGGTTCAGGTGCGGCTACGAATCCTTTCGAGGACGTCCTGAACGCTGACCTGATCGTCCTGTGGGGCTCCAACGCGGTCGAGGCGCACCCGCTGGCAGGCCGACGGATCGCCCAGGCCAAGAAGAAGGGCATCCCGATAATAGTCCTCGATCCCCGGTATACGCCAACAGCCCGGCTTGGCGACGACTGGATCCGGTTCAACCCGTCCACGCACATTGCCCTCGCCAACTCAATCATGTACTGGATAATCAAAGAAGATCTGCACGACAAGGAGTTCATAAAGACCCGGACCAAGGGATTCGAAGACCTGAAAAAAACCGTCGACAATTATGCCGAAGTCGAGCACATCACCGGAGTGCCGACCGAGAAGGTCAAGGAATTTGCCCGCACGTATGCAAAAGCAAAGAATGCGGTCATCGTGTACTGTCTCGGGATAACAGAACTAACTACAGGCACCGACAACGTCCGCTCGATGGGGAACCTCTCCATGCTGTGCGGAAACATCGGGAGGCCGGGTGTCGGGGTTAACCCGCTCAGGGGCCAGAACAATGTCCAGGGCGCCTGTGACATGGGTGCCTACCCGAACGTCTACTCCGGGTACCAGAAGTGCGAGGTTCCGGAGGTACGCGAGAAGATGGAAAAGGCATGGGGCATGCCCGCAGGATCGCTCCCCGATTGGTACGGGTCGACCCTTACCGAGCAGATCAACCAGTGCGGCGATCCTATCAAGGCTATGTACATCTTCGCCCTGAACCCCGTCGTCTCTTACCCTGACTCTAACCACGTCAAGCGGTCCCTCGACAAACTCGACTTCTGCGTGGTTCAGGACATCTTCTGGACCGAGACCTGCGAGCATGCCGACGTGGTACTCCCCGGCGCCTCGTTTGCTGAGAAAGACGGTACATTCACCAGCGGTGAACGCCGTATCAACCGTGTCAGGAAGGCCGTCAACCCACCCGGTGATGCCAAGGAGGACTGGGAGATCTTCGTCCTGCTGGCAAAGAAGCTCGGGCTCAAGGGCTTCGATTTCAAGTCACCCCAGGAGATCTGGGACGACATGCGCAGCGTAACCCCGTCCATGTTCGGAGCCACTAACCCGCGTATTGACATTCCCGGGTCCGTTCACTGGCCTTGCCCTGCCGAAGACCACCCGGGAACCCCGATCCTGCACATTGGGAAGTTTGCAGCGGCCGATGGCCTCGGTAACTTCTTCGGAATCGAATACCGCCCGCCCGCGGAGGTTGCTGATGCAGAATACCCGTTCACCCTGATGACCGGGCGCCTGATCTTCCACTACCACACCAGGACCCAGACCGATCGGTCGCAAATTCTCCACTACGAGGTGCCAGAAGGCTTTATCCAGATCAATACCCTCGATGCCAAGAAACTCAACATTGCCGATGGGGAGAAAATCAGGGTCAAAAGTCGCCGGGGCGAGAGCACCCCTGTCGCCCGGGTGACTGATGAAGTGGCCCCCGGGGTCCTGTTCATGGCGATGCATTTCCCCCAGGGTGCCAATGCACTTACCAACACCGCGCTTGACCCGTTGTCAAAGATGCCGGAGCTGAAGCACTGTGCCGTAAAAGTGGAAAAGATTGCGGGGGCGAAATAA
- a CDS encoding formylmethanofuran dehydrogenase, with protein sequence MQYPKDGHQVGDLRGSMDAYGISAELQNQFTRSITFHGVTAPGAFIAVFMVDFCLELLEAHPRERLYAIAETYRCVPDPVQVITGCTFGNHRLQVIPIGKFALTMNRPAETPETEGVRVYVDAEKLKEFPIINAWYTRSPGFSSLSMIYPLIDEILKAGRDILSVQRVRVRVPLKQSWKSIRCTSCGELVPDVTIEGGVCRGCGSGSYYEVISHY encoded by the coding sequence ATGCAGTATCCGAAGGACGGCCATCAGGTTGGCGACCTGCGGGGGAGTATGGATGCATATGGGATTTCCGCCGAGCTCCAGAACCAGTTTACCCGGAGTATCACCTTTCATGGCGTAACGGCGCCTGGAGCGTTCATCGCGGTCTTCATGGTGGACTTCTGCCTTGAACTCCTCGAAGCACATCCGCGGGAACGACTGTATGCTATCGCCGAGACCTACCGGTGCGTGCCCGATCCGGTCCAGGTCATTACGGGGTGCACGTTCGGAAATCACCGCCTGCAGGTTATTCCAATCGGAAAATTCGCCCTGACCATGAATCGCCCCGCTGAAACACCGGAAACGGAAGGTGTACGGGTCTATGTCGATGCGGAAAAACTGAAAGAGTTTCCGATCATCAATGCGTGGTATACGCGCAGCCCCGGGTTCAGCAGCCTGAGCATGATCTACCCACTAATCGATGAGATACTCAAGGCCGGAAGGGATATCCTTTCCGTCCAGCGGGTCAGGGTGCGGGTTCCTCTCAAGCAGTCGTGGAAATCAATTCGGTGTACCTCCTGCGGTGAACTCGTCCCTGATGTAACGATCGAGGGGGGGGTGTGCAGGGGATGCGGATCAGGGTCGTATTACGAGGTAATTTCCCACTATTGA